The Miscanthus floridulus cultivar M001 chromosome 7, ASM1932011v1, whole genome shotgun sequence genome includes a region encoding these proteins:
- the LOC136467283 gene encoding uncharacterized protein isoform X2 — translation MAALLRTAAALAPPPSSPLSAREPRGRCLRLACSRRAPARPLRAWLLPTPHVFCRDGFRLRRLAATEADEAAQTATQEDSETEVTGDSAADDGAVSTDETPSIIVTTLQSYSEALINDDEAKSAEIESFLLAIEDEKNSLLNKITALNAELATQRERILRISADFDNFRKRTENEKLNMMENVQGELIESFLPVLDNFERAKMQIKVETEGEEKINNSYQSIYKQFIEILNSLGVEDVETVGKPFDPMLHEAIMREESSEYEEGIILQEFRKGFKLGERLLRPAMVKVSAGPGPEMSAGPGPEVSRDDDPTIVEDSVAPQKVEDVEEDGFDGGDAE, via the exons ATGGCTGCCTTACTCCGCACGGCCGCGGCCCTCGCGCCCCCGCCCTCTTCACCGCTGTCCGCACGGGAGCCGCGTGGGCGGTGCCTGCGGCTCGCCTGCTCCCGGCGCGCGCCGGCCCGACCGCTCCGGGCGTGGCTGCTGCCGACTCCGCACGTCTTCTGTCGCGACGGGTTCAGGCTCCGGCGCCTGGCCGCCACCGAGGCCGACGAGGCTGCGCAAACGGCGACGCAG GAGGATTCAGAAACCGAAGTTACTGGAGATAGTGCTGCAGATGATGGTGCTGTAAGCACAGATGAAACTCCATCTATTATTGTGACAACACTGCAGTCATACAGCGAAGCACTGATTAATGATGATGAAGCAAAGTCTGCTGAGATAGAGTCCTTTTTACTTGCCATCGAGGATGAGAAAAACTCTCTTTTGAACAAAATCACTGCTCTAAATGCCGAACTAGCAACTCAACGAGAACGTATCTTGAGGATCAGTGCTGATTTTGACAATTTCAGGAAAaggacagaaaatgagaagcttaACATGATGGAAAATGTGCAAGGGGAACTTATAGAGAGCTTTTTGCCTGTTCTCGACAACTTTGAAAGAGCAAAAATGCAAATAAAGGTGGAAacagagggagaggagaaaataaATAATAGCTACCAGAGCATTTATAAGCAATTTATCGAGATTCTGAATTCACTGGGCGTTGAAGATGTTGAAACTGTTGGCAAACCATTTGATCCtatg CTTCATGAGGCTATTATGAGAGAAGAGTCATCAGAGTACGAAGAGGGGATCATTCTCCAGGAATTCCGAAAAGGTTTCAAACTCGGGGAAAGATTACTTCGCCCAGCAATGGTCAAGGTGTCTGCAGGACCAGGTCCTGAAATGTCTGCAGGACCAGGCCCTGAAGTGTCTAGAGATGATGACCCTACAATTGTCGAAGATAGTGTGGCACCTCAAAAGGTTGAAGATGTTGAAGAGGATGGTTTTGATGGCGGCGACGCAGAATAG
- the LOC136467283 gene encoding uncharacterized protein isoform X1 gives MAALLRTAAALAPPPSSPLSAREPRGRCLRLACSRRAPARPLRAWLLPTPHVFCRDGFRLRRLAATEADEAAQTATQVREDSETEVTGDSAADDGAVSTDETPSIIVTTLQSYSEALINDDEAKSAEIESFLLAIEDEKNSLLNKITALNAELATQRERILRISADFDNFRKRTENEKLNMMENVQGELIESFLPVLDNFERAKMQIKVETEGEEKINNSYQSIYKQFIEILNSLGVEDVETVGKPFDPMLHEAIMREESSEYEEGIILQEFRKGFKLGERLLRPAMVKVSAGPGPEMSAGPGPEVSRDDDPTIVEDSVAPQKVEDVEEDGFDGGDAE, from the exons ATGGCTGCCTTACTCCGCACGGCCGCGGCCCTCGCGCCCCCGCCCTCTTCACCGCTGTCCGCACGGGAGCCGCGTGGGCGGTGCCTGCGGCTCGCCTGCTCCCGGCGCGCGCCGGCCCGACCGCTCCGGGCGTGGCTGCTGCCGACTCCGCACGTCTTCTGTCGCGACGGGTTCAGGCTCCGGCGCCTGGCCGCCACCGAGGCCGACGAGGCTGCGCAAACGGCGACGCAGGTGAGG GAGGATTCAGAAACCGAAGTTACTGGAGATAGTGCTGCAGATGATGGTGCTGTAAGCACAGATGAAACTCCATCTATTATTGTGACAACACTGCAGTCATACAGCGAAGCACTGATTAATGATGATGAAGCAAAGTCTGCTGAGATAGAGTCCTTTTTACTTGCCATCGAGGATGAGAAAAACTCTCTTTTGAACAAAATCACTGCTCTAAATGCCGAACTAGCAACTCAACGAGAACGTATCTTGAGGATCAGTGCTGATTTTGACAATTTCAGGAAAaggacagaaaatgagaagcttaACATGATGGAAAATGTGCAAGGGGAACTTATAGAGAGCTTTTTGCCTGTTCTCGACAACTTTGAAAGAGCAAAAATGCAAATAAAGGTGGAAacagagggagaggagaaaataaATAATAGCTACCAGAGCATTTATAAGCAATTTATCGAGATTCTGAATTCACTGGGCGTTGAAGATGTTGAAACTGTTGGCAAACCATTTGATCCtatg CTTCATGAGGCTATTATGAGAGAAGAGTCATCAGAGTACGAAGAGGGGATCATTCTCCAGGAATTCCGAAAAGGTTTCAAACTCGGGGAAAGATTACTTCGCCCAGCAATGGTCAAGGTGTCTGCAGGACCAGGTCCTGAAATGTCTGCAGGACCAGGCCCTGAAGTGTCTAGAGATGATGACCCTACAATTGTCGAAGATAGTGTGGCACCTCAAAAGGTTGAAGATGTTGAAGAGGATGGTTTTGATGGCGGCGACGCAGAATAG